Proteins encoded by one window of Micromonospora coxensis:
- a CDS encoding SpoIIE family protein phosphatase has translation MSAETVPIDGAWFRVESSSAASAVRRAAERLGVQLGLDGNRVAELAIVTAELTSNLVKHAQEGVLLLRPVRGEGEAGVELVAVDSGPGMADLTVSSRDGHSTTGTLGIGLGAIARQASWFDSWSRVGKGTVTMVQVWPKGVPTPSVWAAGLTRPITGEQVSGDGYAVRVAEGRHQVLVCDGLGHGPLAGVAAEAALAAFRSAPAAPPATVVQHLHRSMAHTRGAALAVAELDPSAGLLRYAGVGNVVGVVLGPDGGRKGLVSLPGIAGHQRPVIREYDYPFPAGATLVMHSDGVVDRWRIEDYPGLTGRSPLVVAAALLRDAGIRRDDACVLVARRPA, from the coding sequence GTGAGCGCCGAGACCGTTCCCATCGACGGCGCCTGGTTCCGCGTCGAGTCCAGCAGCGCGGCCAGCGCCGTCCGCCGGGCCGCCGAGCGACTCGGCGTCCAGCTCGGTCTCGATGGGAACCGCGTCGCCGAGCTGGCCATCGTCACCGCCGAACTCACCAGCAACCTGGTCAAGCACGCCCAGGAGGGCGTCCTGCTGCTGCGCCCGGTGCGGGGGGAGGGCGAGGCCGGCGTCGAGCTGGTCGCCGTCGACTCCGGCCCCGGCATGGCCGACCTGACCGTCTCCTCCCGCGACGGCCACTCCACCACCGGCACCCTCGGCATCGGGCTGGGCGCGATCGCCCGGCAGGCGAGCTGGTTCGACTCCTGGTCGCGGGTGGGCAAGGGCACCGTCACGATGGTGCAGGTGTGGCCGAAGGGGGTGCCCACCCCGTCGGTCTGGGCGGCCGGGCTGACCCGGCCGATCACCGGGGAACAGGTCAGTGGCGACGGGTACGCGGTGCGGGTGGCCGAGGGGCGGCACCAGGTGCTGGTCTGCGACGGCCTCGGGCACGGACCGCTCGCCGGCGTCGCCGCCGAGGCCGCGCTGGCCGCGTTCCGCTCCGCGCCGGCCGCCCCACCCGCCACGGTGGTCCAGCACCTGCACCGGTCGATGGCGCACACCCGGGGCGCGGCGCTGGCCGTGGCCGAGCTGGACCCGTCGGCCGGCCTGCTGCGCTACGCCGGGGTCGGCAACGTCGTCGGTGTCGTCCTCGGCCCGGACGGCGGCCGGAAGGGGCTGGTCTCGCTGCCCGGCATCGCCGGTCACCAACGGCCGGTGATCCGGGAGTACGACTACCCGTTCCCGGCGGGCGCGACCCTGGTCATGCACAGTGACGGGGTGGTCGACCGTTGGCGGATCGAGGACTATCCGGGGCTGACCGGCCGGTCGCCGCTGGTGGTGGCCGCCGCCCTGCTGCGCGACGCCGGCATCCGCCGGGACGACGCGTGCGTGCTGGTGGCGAGGAGGCCGGCGTGA
- a CDS encoding STAS domain-containing protein, which yields MERVPVLKIGDILLVSIQIDMSDQTAVTLQEDLAERIVATGAHGVIIDITALDIVDSFVGRMLSTIASISKVLDAETVVVGMRPAVAITLVELGLSLNGIRTALNVERGMELIAATREDDFGLDEAEDVESGSAATSA from the coding sequence ATGGAGCGGGTGCCGGTCCTCAAGATCGGCGACATCCTGCTGGTGTCCATCCAGATCGACATGTCCGACCAGACGGCGGTCACCCTCCAGGAGGACCTCGCCGAGCGGATCGTGGCGACCGGCGCGCACGGCGTCATCATCGACATCACCGCGCTGGACATCGTCGACTCCTTCGTCGGGCGGATGCTCTCCACCATCGCCTCGATCTCCAAGGTGCTCGACGCCGAGACGGTGGTCGTCGGGATGCGGCCGGCGGTCGCCATCACCCTGGTCGAGCTGGGCCTGTCGCTCAACGGCATCCGCACCGCGCTGAACGTCGAGCGCGGCATGGAGTTGATCGCGGCGACCCGCGAGGACGACTTCGGCCTCGACGAGGCCGAGGACGTGGAGTCCGGATCGGCGGCGACATCCGCATGA
- a CDS encoding STAS domain-containing protein — protein sequence MALTIEESGRLAGLLAEHAERVVQRWTEVVAASLRGRLSHAELRLQVQELHRSMIDAGAEGLTDVHSERAAEVRAVLAELSRGRARQGFSATETAISIYALKDVLVELTEAGDVELRDVIAFNALIDQMGLFTFETYVQTREGLIADQAEQLLELSTPVVKIWDGVVAVPLVGTLDSARAQVVMERLLQTLVDTGSPYAIIDITGVPAVDTQVAQHILKTVVAARLMGADCIISGIRPQIAQTIVALGIEFGDIATKASLADALRHVLRLTGVETARRHARREA from the coding sequence ATGGCCCTGACCATCGAGGAGAGTGGCCGGCTCGCCGGCCTGCTGGCCGAGCACGCCGAGCGTGTCGTCCAGCGCTGGACGGAGGTCGTCGCGGCGTCGCTGCGCGGCCGGCTCAGCCACGCGGAGCTGCGCCTTCAGGTGCAGGAGCTGCACCGTAGCATGATCGACGCCGGCGCCGAGGGGCTGACCGACGTCCATTCCGAGCGTGCCGCCGAGGTGCGGGCCGTGCTCGCCGAGCTCTCGCGTGGTCGGGCCCGGCAGGGCTTCTCCGCCACCGAGACCGCGATCAGCATCTACGCCCTCAAGGACGTGCTCGTCGAACTCACCGAGGCCGGCGACGTGGAACTGCGCGACGTCATCGCCTTCAACGCCCTGATCGACCAGATGGGCCTGTTCACCTTCGAGACCTACGTGCAGACGCGCGAGGGGCTGATCGCCGACCAGGCCGAGCAGCTGCTCGAACTCTCCACCCCGGTGGTGAAGATCTGGGACGGCGTGGTGGCCGTGCCGCTGGTCGGCACGCTCGACTCGGCGCGCGCCCAGGTGGTGATGGAGCGGCTGCTGCAGACCCTGGTCGACACCGGCTCGCCCTACGCGATCATCGACATCACCGGTGTGCCCGCGGTGGACACCCAGGTCGCCCAGCACATCCTCAAGACCGTGGTGGCCGCCCGGCTGATGGGCGCCGACTGCATCATCTCCGGCATCCGGCCGCAGATCGCGCAGACGATCGTCGCCCTCGGCATCGAGTTCGGCGACATCGCCACCAAGGCCAGCCTGGCCGACGCGCTGCGCCACGTGCTGCGCCTCACCGGAGTCGAGACCGCCCGCCGCCACGCACGCCGGGAGGCGTGA
- a CDS encoding STAS domain-containing protein: MSLTVHTEQRGDVVVVSVAGELDMATAPQLQDQITDLLDKGRSRLVFDLANVSFCDSTGLSVFVRAKNSCDEAGGVVRLAAPQRGVLRILEVSGLVEVLHTYPTVEQAVAGDPTPASS, translated from the coding sequence ATGTCCTTGACGGTGCACACGGAACAGCGCGGCGACGTCGTCGTCGTGTCGGTCGCGGGCGAGCTCGACATGGCGACCGCACCGCAGCTGCAGGACCAGATCACCGACCTGCTCGACAAGGGCCGCAGCCGCCTCGTCTTCGACCTCGCGAACGTGTCGTTCTGCGACTCGACCGGCCTGTCGGTCTTCGTCCGCGCCAAGAACAGCTGCGACGAGGCCGGCGGCGTGGTGCGGCTGGCCGCTCCGCAGCGCGGGGTGCTGCGCATCCTGGAGGTCAGCGGTCTGGTCGAGGTGCTGCACACCTACCCGACGGTCGAGCAGGCCGTCGCGGGTGACCCCACCCCGGCCTCCTCCTGA
- a CDS encoding ATP-binding protein, with translation MTAGVDLGPKAQAIGSDEDVVRVRQLVRTVAVAVKLSLVDQTKLVTAASELARNTLIYGGGGNAEVTVVEDGRRRGVRIVFADSGPGIPDLDLALTDGYTTGGGLGLGLSGARRLVDEFDIRTAVGEGTRITVTKWSR, from the coding sequence ATGACCGCGGGCGTCGACCTGGGCCCCAAGGCGCAGGCGATCGGCAGCGACGAGGACGTCGTCCGGGTCCGTCAGCTGGTGCGTACCGTGGCCGTGGCGGTGAAGCTCTCCCTGGTGGACCAGACCAAGCTGGTCACCGCCGCCAGCGAGCTGGCCCGCAACACCCTGATCTACGGCGGGGGCGGCAACGCCGAGGTCACCGTCGTCGAGGACGGGCGCCGTCGTGGCGTACGGATCGTCTTCGCCGACTCCGGCCCGGGGATCCCCGACCTCGACCTCGCGCTCACCGACGGCTACACGACCGGCGGCGGCCTCGGGCTCGGCCTCAGCGGCGCCCGGCGGCTGGTGGACGAGTTCGACATCCGGACCGCCGTGGGAGAGGGCACCCGCATCACGGTGACCAAGTGGTCCCGGTGA